The Erigeron canadensis isolate Cc75 chromosome 1, C_canadensis_v1, whole genome shotgun sequence genome segment CAATCCTAGACAGTATTGGTAATCCATAATTCTACTTACGTTGCCAAAGATTTCATTTCGATCATTTAAACCGATATATGGGAACAACTACTAAAAATAGTGAGTGAGGTGCCAACCTCATGGGCATCTTCCCCATCCTCTGTGATTAACTCTATTAATGGTATAATAACATGATACCATAAATAATCTCATGGAAACACAATTGTATCAAGATTACAGATTTTTTTTAGTGCTAATATGtttacatattttaaaaatacatgtataCATCTTGAATGAACTAATTAAGACTCTAGTAGTCCTGCTCAGGCTATTAACTATTAAGGGAGGTAAGTCAACTTTTTATTTCTGCTTAATGCCTTTTAGCACACTGCACACTGTTTAGAGGATACACATGGATTAAAATGAGTTGAGATATACATCCAACACATATATATTGCTATAATTATGTTCTAACAACTTATTAGTGTAAAATGATTGGTGATAATTGTTAAATTTCTAATGCCATATGTTACAAGTCTTTAATCACTCTGCTGGAGCTGGCAGAAATTTAAAAGGTGAACTATCCTTTACCACCATCTACACACGGCCACACGCAGTTGCTATTGATTCTGACCAAGCTACATCAGACTAATAAAAAGCttatgtgaatatgtgatgtCTACGTATACATTTTCCTTTATTTCTCATTTTGTGAATGAGATTATGTGAACTCTatttatatatgtcatattACCAAAAgcatatttcttttatatctgTTTTGTAAAACCTAATCCCAAACGAAACAGACTATGCGATGACTAGATCAACTCAAATCCATTCAAGTTGCGACCCTTCCATTTCCTGAAATTGAGACTATATAGTGATATATGTCATGCTAATATACCCTAATGATGTTTGAAATTTTGTGGTTTTTGCCTTTTTTAGCCGTGTTCCTTGTTAGAAACACACATGTGTATATGTAAAATGCTTATATGTCATATGAGTCTAACAACTGTTCATACATGCATTCAGCCATTCACCCATATATTTGGTAgaattgacccatttacttatcaCCTTGTCGGTAGGTCaatgtagatatatataatcaaagaaTGCTCAAATTGGTACATGAAAAACATATTTGACACTTGAGTCGTTTTTACATGTTATCCAACCTGTCCATTTTGTAACCTATTTGCTTTGTTTATTACTGTAGTACCACTTTGCATAATACAAATAGTCAAACTTGTATCACTACAGGCATCTATCTCTGTAGATTTGAAGATTTCCAGCAATGATAAATTTCAGAAAGGGCAATCAGTTGAAGTATCCAGTGATGAAGAAGGTTTTCAAGGTGCTTGGTTTGCTGCCACTGTCATTGAACAATTGAGCACTGGCAAGTTCAAGATTGAGTACAAATTCTTGAGAAATGATGATGATACTGCTTTTATCACAGAAGAAGTTGATAGCAACCACATACGCCCTTGCCCCCCTAATGAAATGATCGATCAGTTCCGCCTTTATGAAGAAGTTGATGCCCTCTACAATGATGGGTGGTGGGTAGGCGTGATTTTCAAGGTACTCGGCAGACAAAGATATGAGGTTTTCTTTAGGGACACAAGTGAGGAAATAGTTTTCAAGCAATCAGAACTGAGGCGGCATGTAGAATGGATCAACGGCAAATGGGTGTCTTCTTCCTCGGTGTGTAATCCTATTCATAGACAAATAAAGTAGTCTTTAAGTAATTATTAGTTGACGACGGGTAGGTGAAAATTGAAGTTAGGTCTgtacttttgtttttgtgaacTGTAACTAGGTCATGCGGCTTCTGCATGCCAAATCTCACAACTCAATGGGCGGTAATGTTTTTTTGTATCTTAAGTTTAGCCCTAACTCTTAATGCCACTTGCTATGGATGCTTTTGTACTAAACTTTGAAACGCATGTGAAAAATCCAGAATTTTGTGTTGCCTCTTTTCTTTTGTTCCTTTGAACAAATTTTTAACTTTGGTTAAAAGGGAACCATggatatacatttttttttcttttgaacatGGATATACAGCTAAAAATGCTTTTGAAGATATAACAAAGGAGTTAATGGCAatacttttaaagattaaattcaAAATGTAAGTAATTTTACACGAATTGTCATAGTGTGTATAACAATCGATTGAAAGTATATAACAAAGTCCATATCCCATGAGAAGTGAATTTGTACTTGTTATCCATTAATGTTGTTTCTGTCATTCTTTGATGGAGACGATGTATAACCCTCAATCTTTCTTGAGTTCCTTCTTCTAGGCCTCTCGTCCTCATATGACTTGGCTCTCATAGACTTAAGTTGCAGATAGTTGGGTGCTAGCTTCCTATTCCAGATTATCAAGAATCATCCAATCAACAGatagaaaataataattataaatatataagagaGCATCATTGATCTTTTTGTAGGTTCCTAAATGGCTAAATGTAATGAAgactgtttttttctttttaagtgtgTACAAGCGTCAAAAGTAGACCATGCATTGTTGAGGAAACATTTGCTAACTAAAATGGGTTGCAGTGTTAACCTATTCATGCTGGTGCCTGTCTCATTGAGAATGGGAAGCAAAGCAAAGATGCCATGTCAAAGGAAATGGATGTTTTGTCTATGTTACCAGCTCTGTTCTGCCATTAACCTAGAACACACAATTGCAATGTTTAAAAGGCTAGTTGCATAGTTACTGAGTCAactgaattaaaaaaaatgtgtctTATATTTGTGGCAACGTTGTTCTTATATGCATAGTGATATGACCGATATGTAGGAAATCCAGAAAGTcttagggcgcgtttagttcgagaaaatattttcaagttttccatttctagttttttagaaaatgaaaaggtttttcatttttaaaaaacccttgaaaattttgaaaacgcgttcaaaataaaagatggagttttcattcttccattttagaaaactagaaaacatgttcaaattcacttgttttctaattttaggtttataaaaggtttggaaaatagaaaagtgaaaataaaaactgaaaaaaaacagttttctaattttagtgcaaaagttggaaaggggaattttcattttctaggaaaacttttttagaaaaatacaatttgaacgtgtttcttgttttccatgttttcttggaaaatgaaaatggaaaacagaGGAGTTTTTTTGAACTAAGCGCACCCTAACTCTTTCTAGGAAACCGATTTGTGGtcttatgcattaaaaatacatttacatcaatcacATCTAGTTGCTAATGCACAAAATTTGAAggtttattacatacaatgtaCATATTTAAGTTTCATACTCACTATAATAATTCGTGTAAAGTTTTAAAATACTAATCATTGTCATCatcaattaaacaaaagtcCATGGATTGTGAAGACCTAAATTTTGGATTTGTGGTGTTTTAggaatttaaaacttatattgttGATTCTTCATTATCAACATAAATTACATAAAGCATACAAGTATGCAATCCACGTTCCTATTTTACGAATTATGATTAAAACTACTCGTTGCTTGATGCTAATTTAGCTGACCAATTTTTACATGGAAAGAAAAGACAAAGCGAGATGGTATGGGTATACGAGTCTCCTGATTGATTGAGGTTCTAAACTGCATTGACTAATTCAATTGTaagttataaaaagaatattgaAATGCAAAAAAACTCTATTCATATGTACGAGAAGGGTATCCGCACAATGCGACGGCGGTAACGGTAACTGGTGATGATGGTGGCGGCGGTAGCAGTGCGGTTATTTTATGGGTTAATGaatgtatattataaataacttCCAATAGGATAgtggtagtttgttttataaagaaataaagataTATTTCAGATACATATGCAAATAATTAAACTTAGCGTCTAAAAGATTCAAATTATCAAGACATGAGATTGCAGAAATTTTCTAGTAGTTGCAACTTTAGTCTTACctgaaaattttaagtttcaaatcatTAACATAAATCCCCAACCTATGttacattattatataattgGAGGTCATAGATAATGATATAAGATCGGACATTTTATTCCCACCATTTATTTTTACTCGTCCGGTTACCCCCTAGGCCCCTACCCCTTTTAACAACGATATGGCTGCTATAGTATGAATCAACATACGTGTCACATAGCGTACGCTTCTTGACTTTTGACCTTCACCTTTAGCAACAGAGGTTACCTCCATTTAATTGCTAATAAATTAGCCTATCAACCCAATTCACATTCTTCATCGGTTATTATCCCATCGCCATCCATTTTTTTGCTTGTAAAATCTTTTTGCTTTCTTTTCTAAAACAAAACCACTTATAATACCCAACTCGGCTCCATTTTTCTGGCCATTTTCCAATAAGTCTTTAGCAGCAAGCTGGACCACCTTCGTGAACAACTTTTGATATccaaatttttatatgttattattattattatttattatgatCTGTTTAgttaataagtttttttatatgttttgttaatacGATTCTTATGTTTGtaatacatgaaaatattgAACAATCATATTTATTTGGGTGTGATATAATtatgctttatttttttttaaaaacacagcagataaatggctaacaccccCAACTTTGATGCCCccaactttattttattttattttattttgatgaccCCCTAGGAAGAAACTACAAAGCGAAATACTCCCTAACCACTAGGCTATCACCctaatagcaattatgctttatgaGCAAGGGAAGACATTGCATTGTTAGGTCACCGCGTGTGATGTTCTTTAACATGAATTATCcataactagctaatcaacacGCATATTATGCGGATAACTGAATAGAATTTGGTGTTAAAATTACGGTTTGTTTAAAagtcataatatataaatcacatttgttatattaaaaatctGATGATAAATTGATTATTCAATTCTCATACTTCTAACTCTGAAAtagtattacaataataaattttaatctacaaacttgttttctatttcaataatttgttttcaatttcaatatcaaCCCTTTTGATAACATTTAACATTTCACTTAAGTTACAATAAcatcgaaagaaaaaaaatagttatataatttaaaaaagatactatgaaaaatttaattaattatacgggttttgatttttagtttctattcctcttaaataattaagtaaaataaaaattttccatatactaaaattatgttaaaatcattatatcttgaaataagtttgaaattgttttgttttgtctattttcttggatgatgtcataaaaacgttaagataatatattaacatattatgaaaaaatattttttttaaaaatgatatcatcacaatcttcttttattaatataagagatatctGCATTATGctagtgtatttttttttcatgattCTATTTTGTATTATATGTATTACTAAAATTTGTATTTACATCCAAGATTTTAGTTCCATATGTTATAATAGTACTCAAGGTAATATGACATAATATAAGTTTTTTCATGGTTGATTTCTTATTTTTATGggaaaatatagataaaaagtaaaaataatatgtataaaataactatataaagATAGATATACAAAAAGTATGGAAAATAGTATAATAAAAACAAGGTATTGATGTTTCATACCTacttcatatattatattaatgtttCACATTTGACTTACATGTTGCATTTATATCTACATCTACCATTTACCTCAAATGTATGtatctttttaacaaaaattaaataaaaaatgatattgcATTAATGTTTAACACCAACCTCATATATTGTATTAATGTATCACAACTATCTCATTTGTTGCATTAATGTTTTACTTACAATGGATGAAATTTTCTCAAGTTATTCAATTTGATTAGTCAAATTGTGAAGATCTTGATAAATCAAAGATTATGATTAAAAAGTCATCTTTTAATCATAACCCTTGATTTTATTCAAGGGTTAAGATTGCTCTAACTTAAACCCTCAAGTTATTTCCAACTTGAGGGTAGGGGTAAGCAAAAACtgaaccgaaaaccgaaaaaaccattaaaaccgaaaaaaccgaaaaaccaaaaaaaccaaaaaccattggttttggtttctaatgaaaaaccgaaccataaaaaccgagccgaaccaaaaatatatatttttactttattttatatttatatcattttattattaatttttgataaatatgttattatatttgcatttttaggtgtatataataatatatcattaatatgttttaagtgaaaatacacaacaaaattaatttgttttaatactTGTATAACTAAACAacacgtaaaagatataaatagttatgtaaaaaatttgtttgaagtttgtacaacttacttttatggatttgttgtcattgttgtagtgttattgttactaatattgttttgaaaacttgttgaaattaattacggtataattatagggtataaacttataacttttgaaggtcaatttgacccaaaccacaagtggttaaaaccgactaaaaccgaaaaactGGACCGAAATAgaccgaaaccgaaaaaaccaaaacccactcgttttagttttcaaaaactgaattataacggttcggtttcggttttagtaaaaaaccgaaccaaactgAACCATACTCACCCCTACTTGAGGGGATATCTACCCATCGTTACATATATCTCACTCGTAtgtacttttaataaaaaaaagataaaaaaaagtaggGACCTTGCATTAATGTTTTACACCTACCTCATCTGTTTCATTAATGTTTTACATCTACCTTATAAGTACGTACCTTTTAGTGGCGGTATCGCTACTAAAAGGAGTGTATGAATTGTCCAGTCTAGCACCTAGTTTTTAAATTGCTGCTAAATGTGACAGTAAGAAAAGACAAAGTTGTGCTAAAGATGATAGTCATAAGGGATAAAATCATTGCTAAAGGTATCCATGTTAAAAAATGTGATCGGGTAAAAAAATGGTATGATTAGCAATCCTTATAAAAAGGCTCTCTGAAAAATAAATGGGTttataatgtaaaaatataaaaaagaaaggaattatatatatgttttagttcATAAAAACAAGTATtagaataaaataatcaatttttattaaaaatcgtTAATCATAAAAGTCGTCGTGCAACAtcatatatactatattttatgaattttcGTGCATTAGTTTTATTATAATCGCACGATCAAAAATTTAATCCATTTATTTTATAGGGTAGGGTTAACGTGAGAACCACATATATggagagaaccgtgagaaccactagttttcctccttcttttttttgtggttttttatttttgtttcacttttttcagcttttttttttgttttttattttcttttaacaaaaaaccattccaaaaaaaaataaaataaaaaacagttttattttttgtaaaaaatcaaatgGGTTATGCGTTAAGAAAATGTATGGATACGGTATCGGCGTTGCCCTACATCcattctaaaggggttgtcaccggacgcatatagGAATGATATgaatttgatgggcggcgatccaagagatggtgaaggttgttacggtacgggcgtagccCTTAATATTAAAGGCAAAGGCCTTAGAGATAATTTTTCAATGGTTCTCACtgttctcaccatatatgttggttTTTACTTGATCACTTCACTTATTTTATATtgatattgttttaatatagggataagtatcttataatgtaacaaactttgaacgaatgtctatagtaggaaataactaaagttgtgtgtattgtatgtaaacaactcgaaaataatgtttattgtatgtaagaaaatgtatccaaccaattaaaattagacaagtggcacctctatgtGGTTGtcacatatgttttcttacatacaataaacattttttaaagttgtttacatacaatacacaaaactttagttatttcccactatagacattcgtctaaagtttgttacattgcaggatacttatccctttaatataatattaaagtttGTTGTATTCTTTCTTGTATGTATCATGATGGCTACTGTCccaatgttcaaaaaaaaaaatgatggcTACTGTCCCCGATCCTGCAAACTATCTGGCCAATGGCAAATCCAGCTAGGGCCCATTTAGTGAAAGGTTTATTTTAGGAATCTGTTTCGTACGGAATCTATATGTGAAGGACCAAGTTCATTCAAGAACTTAAATACCATAAATTAAAGTCTGGTGCaacatttttgatattttgactATATCGTTCCAAAATAACGTGGGTTCCATGTCTATAATAGTAATCTGGTAGAATAAAAGCGGCCCCTTATCATTAATAGTCTGGTCAGGTTATCAAAAATATGATTAAGATACCAGACGCTGAAATTAAAAGTAACTTTATATGCAAACACATATGACAATATGACATTTGTACAGTTGTAGTTGTAGACTTGTAGACTTGTAGGAGTACTTTGTATGCAAACAGATCTGACATTAAGGACCTAATTTTAAATATCTAGCAGGACTTTATCCGGAATTTCAGTTAACTACAAGGACCTAAATCATGAAATATACAATAGAAAAGGCACTAGTTGAAACTTTCAAAACCATTATAAAAGAACAAACCCTACTAATATGACAATTGTCTTTGGCCGCCCACCCACCCACCAAACTCGGATCTACTTCACCGTATGTCTTCAACCTTCACCAAATAGTTACCGAGTATTTCACAATTGTTTTCTAGGTATTGTATCTAgcttctaacatatatttttttcttataaaatggtttttaatttaattttagattATTAGTGTTTATATTCTTAATACATCTTTTTAAATGTGACACtgtttaatatatcaattattgattttgttttttcagCTGATCTAATGGTGAAATTTGTTTTTGAAGAAGTCGGTTGGAAGTTTATCAAATGCTGGAGTTTATTGATTAAAATTTAGagattttttttgttcattgtaGGTAAGCATCCAACAAGGTGTTGGAGCTCTTTATGTCACGATGTATGACTCTTGTTTCGATCACATAGGATTATGAAGGTAGTCTACGCCACCGACGTTACGGATGTGAATCTTGAGACATTAGTTCACATGAGACATGTGTGTCCAAGGGTTTGTGTTATGCCTGTCTCACGTGAGAATCCAATGGCTTAAGATTGACATTAGTGATGTTCGTGCTGTAGGCTTCCTTCATAGTCCTTTTTGTTCGTAATAAAGAGTCGTACATCGTGATATAAAAAGCTCTACCATCATGTTGGGTATGTTCTAATTTTAGTGTTTCAGAACAAGGATATTCTCACGGTTGCTATCCCATGTTgagtttagttttttatttcaaCAAATCTTATAAAATCGAAGAATGAGTATTCCCATTTATCTTACATAATTTATCATTGTGCTGTTTTTTATCTagttatttgtatgtatttataaGCACGGGTAAAAGATTTGACATGTATAAAACACATCAACTTGTTAGTTATTAGATACACTGGTAATCCTGAAATCAATGACTGGATGTTGCAAACAAAAACATGGGTAATACAAAGGGCAACGTTATTGATATTGCCATATTGATAGAAATCAAGATTCCATTCAAAAGTATATTGCGCGATAATATATCCccaaaataacaataaatttataacaaattttgGTTATACAACTACACAAACTACAGGTTGTGACTGTTACATTAATATACAGCAACTAATACCAGTCATTGGATGCTTCCAGTTGGACTCGAGCTTTTTTTGCGTGTGTAGATTGTTTGAGTGCATTGTCTTctttttgatacattaaaatataaaccaACTCAAGTCAAATATGATTGGTGGAATTATCCTAGTCAACTTGTATTCTTTGAAATCAAGAGAACCCAAAGCCTTCGTACTTCCAATGTTATCTGGGATACTCCACTGAGATAATTATGAGACAACTTGAGATCCATTAACAGAGAAATTGTAGTTAACTCTACAGGTATCTGATCAACGAACTGATTGCTTGATCGAAAGGTCCAATAGCGTTGACAAACTTTTCGTTCCATTTTCAAGCGTGACACCTTTTGAGACCCGAACCATGTACTCTTGAGAATAGATATAATGCCGGCAAAAGCAAGCTTCTATCATTCCCGGTAGCTTTTGCAGACAATGAGGGATGGGTCCTATTTGGCTGTTGTGCAATTTccaattttgaagacatgaaaTTTTGCACAAAAATGGAAGAATTCTTCCAGTGGTTTCTGACTTTCTATGCAACTTGAGAACCTGATAATTTATTAATCTAAGATCCACAAGTCATGTAAATTTCTTAGATCTCGTGGTAGCTCGCCAGTAAAGTTATTGTCATTCAGGGGTAACCATGACTAGAATATTACCAGCTTAATATCGCTCCACATAGCTTTTTTAGATTTTCTAAGCAGTTTGGAATTTCCCCTGTTTACATATTCATCGAAAGATCTTTATTTTACAAAGTCGAGATGGCCAAATAAAAAATGCAGAAGTTTAGTATAGTCGAGTATCGGCTTATAAATTTTCTATCGTTGGGTCACTTCAATTAGTCAATATACTGTTTACATGATGAGTTGGGCAATAGGCAGACGAGAACTTGGGTTCAAATAGCACTGTCACAGCAGccccacttttttttttcggtGTGATAACATACAAGGATTAAAAATTTACTACCATGATTCATATTAACAATTAATAGTGTACTCATCTTCTATTTGATGTTACGTTTGCCAATTCATTctctaagaaaaaaaagaaaaaaaactgtAAAGATGCAATGTAATAGAACATCAATACAGTAAAAAACTTTATCTTTGCAAAAAACCAAAGATGCATTGTTTTTATTGTGGAaagattataaaagaaaaggaaatttACAGTAAAGACTCCCTAATGCTCAAGTAGCTCCCCCACTCTACGTTTTCTTACGTAATATTATTTCTGCTGGCTATAACGTAATATCCCATGGACATCAACGATGCCAGGAGGAAACACGGGATCTGTAGCTGCTCTAATAGCTACCTTTGCTACAGCTGTAACATTGACAGGAGGTGTCAACAATGGACCAACAAGCGGAACTTCTCTCAGAGGCTTTGCTTGTTGGAGAACCTGCATTTATGAAGAACAAAATCATTATTGAGGTCATCATTGGCTTACTAATGGCAAACAACACAAACAcaactagaggtggcaatttgaCTCATTTAGTACATGTCAAAAGTTTGGGTAAAAACGAGTAATTTTTTAGCTGTAGGTCATCGGGTCCTTTTAGGTAGAGCTGCGACACTATTTGTtcttagttattttattttgttacaaAATAAAGTGTTGTAATTGTGATGAGATGAACTATTTAATTACAATAATGATTTTAAACTTGGAATAAACGCTTGCACACTAAAAACACACTTTGGGAACTTTCGACCCACTTCCTTAATAGCTAACTATTATCGTTTAATCGATTTAAACtgtaaaaagatataaaactaCCCAAACTGACTCGTTAAACCTGCACGACCTCTACACACAGCAAGTAGTAACTGTTACATAGTTGCCTTAAAAGGGAACGGTTAATATGGGTGACATTTAGGATTGAAAGCAGCGCAAGATATTGGTCATAGTTAAAGCATTGCAAAAAGTTGGTCGTAGTTAAAGCAGCTAAAGGGTAGCATTTTTGTAACATCCGGATTACTTCTGACATTCAAGATCCATTCAAGATCTAATCGAGTAAGAAATTATAAACGGTACAACTTACTAGCAACCAAAGCTAATAAGTGGGAGCCAACAATTCTACCTACTTTGAACATTTCCCCTCGTGTATAATGTAACACGCTAAGCTCAAAGCACCAGACTGACCcaataaactttaaataaaccTAAAACCGTTGTGGAAGTTATGCTGTTGAACAGATGGTCTGACCATCTGAGATTTATATCACAGTGAAGTCAGTTGAAGTGTTGAACTATATTTTTCTACACAACAATTACCAAGAGCCCTTCTGTCTGTTCCAACTTCCAACAAGACGAAGCCTGATCTTAGTTGGCATATAAATATCCTAATTTTCTCCCCAATGTACCATACTCTGCATGCATATAATTGTACCAGGCTATAGCATAAGATGGTTTTTTCCCTGCCAATTAAAATGATGGCTGTTTTGTGATATAACTTGCAATTCAACTGACAGTATAGTGTGGCATTTTTCATGACTCCGCAAGggtaatattttataatgataccTAAAGTGACCAACCCATTCTTTTAACAATTATACAAAGCTTCCATTGGTGCTCACTAATGATTACCACATGCATTTCAACCACCTTATAGTAACATGAAACTCTTTTTCTTAATACCTCAAGTTGAAATTCCCACTTTTATTCAAAAATATCATACTATGAGTGATATGTTTTCTCTCCATAACAGAAACAAGTCTGAAACAATAGAAGACACAACTCCGTTCAGAAATTTCTTATTGCTACTGATTTCAAGACTAAATACACTACACTCACAAATACATATACCCTCAAGTCACATATGATAGCAtgtatatgataatatgaataATGGTGAAGACTTGACATGAAATCATGATCGACGGATTTCTATGTCGCTGGGCAGGAAGAAAAGAAGCTACCTATTTGTTACAGTAAAGCTAAAATTGAAAACTGGACACCATAACTCAAAGAATGATAAACCAAGAGATGAATGTCACTGGGACAAAAGGAATAACTCAACAAAAGCCGAAGATTTTCAGGGGAACAGAGGTTGCTGCTTTGCTCTCTATTGAATTCCATATGATATATCCTCTAAGCTAACGGTTACTAAGTGAAGCCTCTCTCAATATGGGTTGTAGTATAAACCCTAGCCTGAACAAGGGTCGCTCTTAATTTAGGTTGTAGGGTATAAGCTTAAGCCTGAACAAGGATCGCTCTTCGTTTACTCATAATTTACAAACCCTAAAGAGACTCTAAACTAAGATCAAAAC includes the following:
- the LOC122610335 gene encoding protein AGENET DOMAIN (AGD)-CONTAINING P1, whose protein sequence is MSHTRNQNSTPFPNGSEVEISSNDNGFRGAWYSGTVIKPKNNNKNLMIVEYKTLMADESGTKPLRETLDVIQLRPLPPRDKGDRDFKFSEEVDAYYNDGWWEGVVTAVLPGDRYSVFFRATREQLEFGKSELRIHREWVYGEWVPPVEDEQQEASISVDLKISSNDKFQKGQSVEVSSDEEGFQGAWFAATVIEQLSTGKFKIEYKFLRNDDDTAFITEEVDSNHIRPCPPNEMIDQFRLYEEVDALYNDGWWVGVIFKVLGRQRYEVFFRDTSEEIVFKQSELRRHVEWINGKWVSSSSVCNPIHRQIK